The following nucleotide sequence is from Zingiber officinale cultivar Zhangliang chromosome 10A, Zo_v1.1, whole genome shotgun sequence.
cactttaagtgtattgagtaggaccatttaggtatgttctttttgtactgacttagtaaaagaactagaccttagttattatggaagtgtgtgctcttaatcctaatataataacaagcacatatatttaatatttatttctttgacttatcaaagggtgaggtttagctcgataaatcaatatgcccgataagttgggaaatgatattacttatagtgtgtgttgttgattatagaaggaatctgtgtcctacttatccaggttgagaatgtcctcaagaggagctcataaggattgtcatgttaaaccctacaggtggacctagtccgacatgacaataaagttgagtggtactactcttggagctagatattaattaagtgagttgtcagtaacttaataaattagtggacattcgtaatcttaaacacagggagactaacacactcatgataagaaggagcccataatgtaatttgggattggtgcggtagtgttggaatgagttattatcgatgaacttgagttgtgtgttcagggcgagcacgggatactcaagctcatcggaaggccaaatccaatttctcctctaggtccctgtcgtagcctcattatagcctcaagtccatccaaatgtaaggctcttcttggtgtccaagaagggggtcggaccattgcttggtgaccaagcaatggccggccacatcctcttatagggcccgaccctattgcttggtgaccaagcttgtagaggccgaccaagattaattcaaatagaaagggtgttttgaatttttaaaatcttctctttgtagaaaactataagttttaaaagagtgtttttaatttttaaaactttccttatttgaatttggccacatgttttaatagagagttttaaaagttttaaaactttccttttttaaccatcctcatggtttaagaaaaaaaaaaaaagaatataagttttaaaaattaaaattttctatcatcatgttaaaaaagaaattttataagagaagttttaaattttaaaacatggttttaatttttagaactttccttttttaactccgactttaggaaagagagcttgtaaaattttttaagaatttttcttgtaaaattttataaaaaataaaattcctttttccccatgatgaggtggccgaccaccgtGCTTGGTGccaaaccaagtggccggccatattaatttaattaaaatcatcacaaaattaaatttggtgattgattcaatcaagaggaaagaaaaggaaaaattaaaagggaaaaggaaaaactcttggatgattttattttttgtaaaaagtttttccttatttgccttgggcaagtaatataaaagaaggggtgagggggcttcatgagacaactcttattctcttgcttggagatcccttggtggtcgaccctgtcccttctccctttccctttgctatcttctccttggtggtggtggtggctgaattctagaagaagaggaaggactcttttaggtggtgttcatcttggaggatcgtcgcccacacgacgtccaaggcgaggtgaggaatatgacagaagatctcgaggttattagcttacaaagagaaggtataactagtaattttcttccgcatcatactagttattttctttgtaagaattctaaatacaagagacaattagatatagtttttcgaaatagttttttgagtttgtgttttcttctttttcgaatttgtgattcgattgttctatttggttaacctagtgttatttaaggaaataaatattagctttccttaaaaggctttgcctaggcggtggtggttgcttccatatccaagaaggccaagtgcctcgccatgcaggcctggaagccaattttggaaattaatatttattgaattaataacttaggtagatttgaatcaatagtgttaagttccgcttgcgattcaaatctaaaccattaagaacagataagttaaatttgtaatcaattatgttaagttccgtctgcgattcctaatttaacttctaaagaacacaataggttatttaaggaaaggttcgacacttgtacaaaaaaattttgtgcagtggaatcggtacgttttcctaggactaaccaatagcttgggcaccaagcaagggtggccgcccacatcatcaaggagagaataaaataattttataaaattttacaagaagaaatcctcatataaaattttacaagctctctttcctaaagtggatgttaaaaagggaaattttaaaaattaaaaccatgttttaaaatttaaaacttctcttcaaaaatttccttttttaaccatggttaaaaaaaaatttaaatttaaaacttctcttccttttttctaaaaccatgaggatggttaaaaaaggaaagtttaaaaatttttaaactttcttttaaaccatgtggccaaattcaaataaggaaagtttttaaaattaaaatctctcttttaaaacttgtagttttcgacaaagagaagattttaaaaattcaaaacacccctcttatttgaattaattatggcCAGCCcttacttgcttggtcaccaagcaagagggccggccctcttaaggagatggtggtcggccattgcttggtcaccaagcaatgggtcggCCTCATttattggacaccaagaagagcttttatttggatggacttgaggctttaatgagactATGACAGGGacatagaggagaaattggttttggccttccgatgagcttgagtatcctgtgttcgccccgaacacacaactcaagttcatcaacaataactcattccactagagagttattgttgcactaccgcaccaatcccaaattacattatgggctccttcatatcaagagtatgttagtctccctgtgtttaagataataaattcccactaattaagtaagttactaacaactcacttaattaatatctagctccaagagtagtactgctcaacctcattgtcatgtcggagtaAATCCATataacaatccaaatttcctcattacgagtactaatagtacttataaatatttagaaaatgctttaaaaatattctagagattttttaggaatttttagagtatttttatacaattttcggagttcgtttggtatttttaccaaaagaaacaagttagaGGCAAAAAGGGGtcgggccgaggttcgaacctgAGACCcctggttaagcaaagccttaagttgtttcggataACCAGGAacctgtaggtgcagcggaggccgacaagaggggggtgaattgatgtaaaaaaaaaataaaatataccctccttgtattttcaactcaattagtgcaatattgataaattaataaagcaatacGAAAATATAGAAAGACAGAGAAGaacgggagttaacctggttacaaccaagacggttgttaatccaaggcgatgaagagctcagtagaaaaattctccttctctcaAGGAGGAGAAGTcgtttacactttggaagcttagaactattactaggaatggctacacaatgattgcttgagttgttattgaattcctagctccaagggcctttaaatagcctctggaaatctgatctcgaagctccaaggcgccttcaacgagggtccaaggtgcctctaagcgagtgatcggatagaactctatccgaaggcAAACGGTCGAATTGActgtgggttgaaggcgccttcaacctggttgaaggcgccttcaagctggaggcgccttcaacctggctgaaggcgtcttcaagctggcagctcagcttcttggcttcatttccagcttgctttgacttccaacgctccgatcttttgggtgattgcggccaaccggaatagggcccacgcaaacccaattcccggccttctcctcgagcaggcttccgtccgccttctcatcccttgaacgccgtgcacgttcttctcgctacaccggagtactcttccgcagctctctcgtccttcggacgcaacgagcccgtcggctcccttcccgtgccgtccttctcgctagctgcgtcttctgctcgacttcctatgctcctaagctcctgcacactcagacacagagatcaaacacaaagcagaacctaaccaacttggttgatcacatcaaaactaccacggggtccaataatctccccctttttgatgtgcatcaacccaagttcaagttagggtaaatatagacacaaaaagtaattttaaagaaaaaaattactaaactagcatatcaagcataagtttccaataaataaaattgcaacacagtttaaaaaaattttaattttaaattttcctaactccccctaaacttgtacctttcttcCCTTTGAAGACAGCTAAAAAAATTTAGTAAAATCTGGAAAATTTTTTAATAGAAATGATTATCTAAAAATCTTCAAGTCAATTTTCCAAaaataaagttaattaattttaattaaaataaaatctaaaaattgagtaaataatttttgcaagtcaaaaataatttttaaaatcaagtcaaaaagaatttaaattttaaaaaaatattgaaaagaaaaattaattttgattaatattttaataaatttttagaatCTTTCCAAACATAAGTCTTAAATTCTAGTGAAATTagtaaaataagttttctaatttttttttaaaaattaaaattattttaaaaactttcaaagaattatttaattcttcttttaatgttttttcagaaagttaattaaacatttttatttcagtATTTGGCTTCCAGTtggtggcgaggcactaggccttcttggttattagagcaacaaccaccttctagtcaaagccgcataaggaaaatcaatgtttaattttctctcttaaagcttttaattttaaaaaaaacattaatttaccacagattttggaacccaataaggttccttcctacagggttattcaaaaatttagggggtacatagtttcttggtacttttctaagttgaccctgatggtttctaatataccaatttaatttaccataaattctattttttgaatttggaaacttatttaagcatgcatcatttttcaatttttcaatatcattttttaattttgtattttctaatttcaaattttcattttccttttcaaatttatctaactctttagaaagtgcttttataaatttaaaggactgagtcggggttagattgtgtaccttacttacctgactcggtgatgctcccccttcactgcagctttcctcttctgacgttcctcccccttcatcgatgctcatctctgagctagacgtttcttctagctgatggttggccatcagtgctagtctcgagaattcttcgacatccgattcggaggatgacgaatcatcccacgtggcctttaggttgtgtttggtttGAGCTagcttcttgctcctttccttatccttctgtttgctcttcaattttgggcagtcctccttgatgtgcccttcttcattgtagttgtagcaacgggctgtccttctcttttgacgatgtttacttgactgcgatctaaatttgttagatttaaaaaacttattaaaacttcttaccattaatgcagcttcgttttcgtcgatTGTCGCTTCAGAGtcaggatcgtccttttcggctcgtagggcaatgttgaggttcgacttctctactagaTTTTCTACAAgttgagattcatgaagttcgaagGTTGAAAATAATTGATCcaatgtacttacctcgaggtccgtagagatgtagtaagcatctactaaggagccCCACTCGGGAGTTCTTggaaaggcgttgagcgcgtatcgaattgagtcccggttcgttacttcttctccaaggttgttgagttgagtgatcagctctttgatcctcgcttggagttacgttaccttctcgccttggttcatccggaggttcgtcaactgggtccggaggatgtcgcgccacGCCAGTTTGGTTcattcggaggtaccttcgtgaagctccaggaatttctcccagagatctttcgcggagtcgtagcttccgattcgacttacctcttgtggtggcagcacgctgagcaagtggaactctgcctttccgttggcgacaaatacggcttgctccttcttgctccactgatgctcttctttgtctttcggaacttcaaaaccatatttcattgttagtaaaatatcgaaatcagttttaaagaatacctccatccggcatttccacgtagcgaagtctccgtcgaacttcgggggatggatgttcgctccggccattgtcttgatcgtagtgcttcagttggcggttagtccttctgaggcggtcaggctctgatacaaattgtagGTGTagcggaggccagcaagaggggggtgaattactgtaaataaaaaataaaatataccctcctcatactttcaactcaattagtgcaatagtgataaattaataaagcaatacGAAAATATAGAaagacagagaagaccgggagttaacctggttacaaccaagacggttgttaatccagggcgatgaagagctcagtagaaaaattctccttctctcaAGGCGGAGAAGTCATTTACActttgcactacaacaaaaaccctcatagacatcggttttccaccggtgtctattatattttcgaccgatgtctatgaaggcgatgtaaaaggtcagccattttagacatcgggttataactggtgtagtatcacttaacgacatcgggtgtaaaaccgatgtaatattatatgttaataacaccagttttggcagcggtatacgaccgatgtaatattagttaatgacaccggttttgtagcggtggaaaaccgatgtaatatcagtattgtttaatgaCACAAATTCAATTTCTGAAATAGTGAAAAatcaatattatcaccaagcaaatcatacaattaagttaatattattaattcactacgaaaatcaaaaataaaaatgcaccgatgtatctaaacacaccaagtcaatatccatataaccaacacataaatatttttcttacaacataaaaagataatagatattgtacacaacaggtcagtatccacaaattacacataactatttttcttacaacatcaaaaggtaatagatagtacataaatattcttcttactggtgccaacgttatccttcttgctctgtgtagagatttaactaaatcttccccagtagttttatttgttaatagaaaattctctttatctattactgGATGTGCACCTCTGCTTGTTTGATGTCCTGAAGGTGACAACTGATTGGTGATTCTTTGTAAATCATTCCTCACCCAAGTAGAATCCTTTACCACACTTGTTACCTGGTTGGGTTATTAGCATCTCTTTGAGGAGGCTGAGCCGTTAAGTTTTGCTGATGGTGAAACTGACCGCTTGTAATCACAGACTCACAACTGGTGTTTCTTGTTGTCACAGATGCCTGAATGTTTAGTGACAAATAGTAAGATCGATTAAAAACTTCATACAACAGAGTTTAGTGTGTGTTTTTAGAAATGAAATTGAAATATGACAAATATTTCATAAAATTACATTATTGTTCATAATGGATTGCCAAAATAACAACAGCTGAGAGGAACTACCAATCCAAGTCGAAACAGATAGATAACATATTTAGTTCTTGTACTAGATggagtgaaaagatgaaaatattTGGTAGATACGATAACAAATACAATAAGaaaataattcaaacaagaacaTTGCATTTTTTTTTGTGATAGACACTTCAGAAAGTATGATAAGCTTAGTTTAAGCATACTTACATTTTGCACTTGCTGGTGCATATGGACATTCTGATAAACAAGTTCAGACACCTGCTTTTGCAGCTGATCATTTTCTTCCATTAACAGTTTATTCATGGCACTAAGCTTGCGATTAACTGTTAGGAGCCAAAAGGATTCCTTCCTCTGCTTTTCCAGACATCTAGCAAAAGAAAACAGTGAATACTACAAATTTGACATACAATTAATGCATTACATATTATTTATATGCTGAtaatgtaatacccactaagcttgtaagatcaatatatgaatgtgggatttttccttagaaaaataataggaagtgggttgagcaaaaagaaataaaattaaataaaaagaagcgaaggtcaaggattgaaccttgaacctcttatattatatttcatataattaattagtagaaaccaaatgggatagagagaagatgttgatagcaaaggaggaaaactcatgataaaggtaagagtaaaagctagccaaaaggaaacaagaaaagagcaagagaaagacaacttgccttcctcccttcctctccctctttctctcttctcttgccgaaaataaaagaggctaattaaggggattcattcccccttatttcaccatgaatgaagaggataaataaataaataaaaatgaaaataaaatagaaaaaaaggctaagggagaaggaaagcaaaaactaagtttgctacctcttcccccttaacataaaagagaaaatGTAAAGAGAGgatgttatttttctctcatttctctcattcatcctctccctcaccgagaacaccacagtcccctctcctccatctttggccccaaagccaaatttttccctaagaaagcctatgATACAAGGAGGAcctagcaaaggaatcaagggaaaggaactagaagaagaggctacttcctcttcaccataccttagatccacaagcgaaaaggatgtaagcttcccctcacctgtggtacaaggcttttatgtgattttcggattctataaggattagaaaacctagaaaagaatttaagaaaattcggctaaagaaagggttttcaaatctaggatggtttaaacaaatccttatttcatgatattctttctatgctatgtaggaaagattttcttcatgtttttatacttaaatgatgcttgatcagaggagtacctaaccctagaatttcggccaaaaatatgttaaggaggttagggaaaaatattgtttaactaaactagtacaaaatttctcccatgagttactaagggtttttattggttttcttgcttgaaagttacttggaacccaagaaatccatttatatgtttcggccaagaaaagggcttagggttaggaagacctttaaatttaaataaccatgtttgtatgatagaatatagagttctcttaaagaattgcatgttgtacaatgctagaaattcatgaacccTTAGTTTAgattttcggctatgataagatggatagttagaaaagcttgaacaaattctaatatgctcaagacctctgtgatattatgatatgaaagttgtttaatgccctcatgcttaattagggtgtagaaaaattagttgcatgacatataacatgtatgaccacaaggggtcctagcttattcatgaaccaatttgtatatatgtttcttagtaacttttgccatgaaacttacttaggtttttcatgctttaggccacttaagaacctagctaaagaatggtaggtttcggccatgagaaaaaaataaaagaaaaagagaaaaagaaacctagaaagcctaagacacaattcatatgtatactcattatgcttgtctttatacatgctatgaaacatgtataaattctcatgcttttaggatatttgaagcaagtttatattctgtgagtttcggccaagtagggtttaaaagacctagaggccttagaaatgaaaccaaatgtgttaaaagtacttcttatgaaaataggataatgtgttgattgtttcacatgcttgtataatttttccatgacctaaatgaacccttgaatgtttcggtcatgaaggaataggtgccctagggaccctaggacttaaattaaatatgcttatgtcactctacaagaaatatgataagtagaaagccaaggttcaattgctatatgttgttttatgacctaaaatgatgctagggtatgtttcggccataactattgtatgatgccttgtatgaatttatacataatgttagtccaagttcacatgcttgtatgcttgtttgtagccctaatgagaacttgttaaatttcggccatgacatatgttaagggcttaaaaaacttaggaactaattcaaatgtgtcaaatgtgtttaccttgttccttggtaaaaatgttataaatatgatttaaagttgtccatgcttttatgtcatatggaaccttgtttcacaccttaaggtttcgaccacatgaaattagggacttgaagaacttagaaactaagttaatcatgtttataatgcttcctatgaaaatgttatgatgataatttaggtgccacatgcttggatgttgtgtttaacctaaattgagctctaaagggtttcggccacaagggtttaggaagcttagaaccaagataaatatgataccatgtttcctatgataggataatcacaagatacacccttatacttaatatgtatgcttgtgatttatgacttatgatatgatatgcatgcttttatgatatgatatgctttgtccttaaaatatgcatgcttttatgatatgctatgtggataaaatatgcatgcttgatgatatgctatgtgcttaaaaattatgcatgcttatgttatgatatgtggttaaattatgcatgctttgatgctatgtttagtgcttaaaatatgcatgctttcatgatatgctatgtggttaaatcatgcatgcttgatgatatgctttatgcttaagatatgcatgtttttatgatctatgcctaagtgatgcatattgttatgacatgatgtatgcctaagtgatgcatacctttatgatgtgatgtatgcctaagtgatgcatacctttatgacatgatgtatgcctaagtgatgcatacctttatgatatgatgtatgcctaagtgatgcatacttttatgacatgatgtatgcctaagtgatgcatacttttatgatatgatgtgtgcctaagtgatgcatgcttttatgatacatgatatgtatgacatgtactttactttatgtgtgagtggcttgtaccaagggtgggctccataagcgccccgggggcaaag
It contains:
- the LOC122027760 gene encoding homeobox-leucine zipper protein HOX32-like, with protein sequence MNKLLMEENDQLQKQVSELVYQNVHMHQQVQNASVTTRNTSCESVITSGQFHHQQNLTAQPPQRDANNPTRTSNKQRCTSSNR